The nucleotide sequence ATGCGTCTTTCTATCGTTCACAGAGCGCTACGCTTGCATAGATGCGCCGTAGAagctggcacacacacacacacacacactacgGCGTCGCTCTGGGGCTCGCTGCCCACAAACTCGCGTCCGTGCGCTTGGCTAGGCATAGTAGGCAAACCGGGGCGTCAACTGGCCCGTGCCATAATTCACCACCATTGTCGCCCTCACAGCAACCAAAGCGGTGAAGATGCCGATCAGGCTGCCTGCGAGGATGTCGTCGAAGTTATGGCGGTTATCACGCGTCCGCGATACCGCCACGGTGATGGGGAGGATGAGTGGAGTAAGACCGATCAGGATGCGCCACAACgacgcaccgctgcggcgaaACGCATGCAGCGAGTGCAGCACGTAAAAGCAAAGCGGAAcgaaggcagagaagcccgcgctgctgtggccggATGGAAACGATAGGCGGCCCTCGTTGGCCACAGTGCACCAGTCCACGCCCACGCTGCTGGCGTTGAAGCCCTCGTTGCGGAGGCGGGAAAGAAAGTCGGGCCGCAGTCGACCGGCGTAGACCTTCAGCGCGTTCACTATCATCACGGACAAGGCGACGGAGaaggcctgcagcagcacccacaTATGTGTGTAGAGGAGAAAGCGCTGCCACGGATGTGCAAGAGTGTATAGGTGCACTGCCTGCGGTTGGGTCGCGCTGCTGGCTGCGTGAGCAAGCGATACAGCAACAGATCCCGATGAtctgccgtcgtcgccacggctgccgcaGAGTTTCTCGGGCGGAGGCGACGCTGATAGATGGCAGGCAGGTGCAACGGCCGCCGTCTCAGAGCAAACCTGCACCTCCTGGGTTGGTTCGCGCCCGCTGGTCGAGTTCTGAGGCTTCGATGAGTCGGAAGAGAGCGCCAGGGGCGGTGCCTCGAAGTCGGAGCCATTGCCATCCGCTTTCATGCTCATCTCTgccccatcaccaccatgGCGTTGGCTCCCCATCAAAATCAGTGTGTGCTCCGCGTACGGCTCGTGGGCCAGAATTCCGCCGTGCCGGCGTGCAAGCCAGCAATGGCGCATCGCCTCACCGAGGACGTAGACGAcaagcggcgcggcggagatgaTGAACAACGTCCATGTCGGGAACGCGGGGCTCTTGCTGAAGGGAAAGTTGATGCTCAGATCTGTCCACGAAAATTCCCGGCAGTACGGGCGCACCCTGCCCACGCCAAAGGCGATTAGGCCGCAGAGGATACACAGGAGATAGTCATGCAGCCGAAAGAAGAAGATAAAACGCAACACCTCGTTGAGGCGGAGCGACCCCATCTTTGCTCGTTTTGCCCGCTGCCTTCTTGTCAAGGAAGGGTAGGGGAGGGAAGCAGTAGAGGGCGGGATGGCAGAGCGGCGGGTCGCAGAACAGGGCCAAGACCCCAGCAATAATGGATTGGGGCTGctttgcgcgtgtgcgtgcgcaacCGAATGAGGCGCGTGTGAAGGGGCCGGCAAAGGGGCGCTACGGTGGCGGCTGGCACCCGGAGGGTGAAGGTAGACA is from Leishmania braziliensis MHOM/BR/75/M2904 complete genome, chromosome 18 and encodes:
- a CDS encoding putative phosphatidic acid phosphatase, which produces MGSLRLNEVLRFIFFFRLHDYLLCILCGLIAFGVGRVRPYCREFSWTDLSINFPFSKSPAFPTWTLFIISAAPLVVYVLGEAMRHCWLARRHGGILAHEPYAEHTLILMGSQRHGGDGAEMSMKADGNGSDFEAPPLALSSDSSKPQNSTSGREPTQEVQVCSETAAVAPACHLSASPPPEKLCGSRGDDGRSSGSVAVSLAHAASSATQPQAVHLYTLAHPWQRFLLYTHMWVLLQAFSVALSVMIVNALKVYAGRLRPDFLSRLRNEGFNASSVGVDWCTVANEGRLSFPSGHSSAGFSAFVPLCFYVLHSLHAFRRSGASLWRILIGLTPLILPITVAVSRTRDNRHNFDDILAGSLIGIFTALVAVRATMVVNYGTGQLTPRFAYYA